TGCGCATCTGGTTATTCAAAACCGAACCCGACGCCTTCAGCCTGAACGACTTACAAGCCGCCCCGGACGGCACCTCCGGCTGGGATGGCGTGCGCAACTATCAGGCTCGCAACCGGTTGCGCGATGAAGTGAGCAACGGTGACCGCGTTCTGATTTACCATTCCAGTTGCAAGGTACCCGCCATCGTCGGCGAGGCGGAAGTGGTGTCCGACGCCTATCCGGATCCCTCTCAATTCATTACCGGCGGCGCCGGCGAGGATCCGCGTAGCCACCCGGACAACCCGCGCTGGTATCAGGTGGATGTGCGCTACCGGCGCCACTTTCCCGAAC
This sequence is a window from Alloalcanivorax dieselolei B5. Protein-coding genes within it:
- a CDS encoding EVE domain-containing protein; amino-acid sequence: MRIWLFKTEPDAFSLNDLQAAPDGTSGWDGVRNYQARNRLRDEVSNGDRVLIYHSSCKVPAIVGEAEVVSDAYPDPSQFITGGAGEDPRSHPDNPRWYQVDVRYRRHFPEPLSLATIRDHAEFADMELVTRPRLSIQQITDRQYRQILTLCGADEPRSATGAA